Genomic segment of Umezawaea sp. Da 62-37:
GGCGAGGGGTCGGCGGGGCCCGCCGCGCAGCAGCCGGGTGCTCTGGGCGGGCCCGGTGGCCAGCACCAGGGCGTCGCAGGGGAACCGGTCCGCGTCGGTGCGCACGGCCGTGACGCGGTCGCCGGAGCGTTCGAGCGCGACGACCTCGGCGCCGTGGACGAACCGGACCCCGGCGGCCTCGGCCGCGGCGGCCAGCGCCGTGGGGACGGCGTGCATGCCGCCGCGCGGGAACCACACGCCCGCGACGGTGTCCATGTAGGCGATGACGGCGTAGGCGGCCAGCGCGTCGCCGGGCGCGACCCCGGCGTAGAGGGACTGGAACGTGAACACCCGCCGCAGCCGGGGGTCGCGCAGGTACCGGCCGACCGCGGAGTCCAGGCGCCCGAAGCCGCCCATCGCGGCGAGCGCCACCAGGTCGCGGCCCGCCAAGTCCAGCGGGCTGTCGAAGTTCGCGCCGATGAACCGGTCGCGCTGCACCTCGTACAGGTTCGTGAGCCACCTGCGCAGGCGGCGGTAGCCGTCGGCCTCGGTCCCCCCGGCGAACTCGGTGATCGCCTGCTCCATCGCCGCCTGGTCGGTGTGCACGTCCAGCGCGCTGCCGTCGGCGAAGGCCGCCCGGTAGGCCGGGTGCAGCGGCAGCAGTTCCAGTCGGTCGGTGAGCGTCTCGCCGACCGCGCCCAGCGCCTCGTCGAGCAGCTCCGGCATCGTGAGGACGGTGGGGCCGGTGTCGAGGTGGTGCCCCGCCAGGTCGAGCCTGCCGGCGAGACCGCCGGGCACCTCGCCCTTGTCCACCACGGTCACCTCGTGGCCGTCGCCGCGCAGGTGCAGGGCGGCGGAGAGCCCGGCCAGCCCGGCACCCACCACCACGACCGAGTCGGTCCGGCCTCGGACAACGTGGACCACGAAGGGACTCCTAGCTTCGGCGGGCGGTGACCAGCGTGGCCAGCCGCCGCAGCGCGGCCCTGGCCTGACCGGTCATCCGCGCGTGGTCGAGTGCGCGCAGCGCGCTGGAGGTGAGGACCGCGATCTGCTCCTCGACCGCTTCCACGGCTCCGAGGTCGTGCAGCAGGTCCCGGACGTCGGCGACGGTCTGCTCGGTGACGTGCGGCCCGTCCAGGCACGAGTGCAGCAGCCGGACGGAGTCCGCGCGGCCCGCCGCCCGCGCGAGTCCGATCGCGACGGCCATGAGCGGGGTGCGCTTGCCCTCGCGCAGGTCGTCGCCGACCGGTTTGCCGATGGTCTCGGCGTCGCCGAACACGCCGAGCAGGTCGTCGCGCAGCTGGAACGCCACGCCGATGTCGCGGCCGAACTCGCGCAGCGCGTCGATGAGGTCCGCGGGCGCTCCCGCGAGGGCGGCGCCCAAGTGCAGCGGCCGTTCCACCGTGTACGCGGCGGTCTTGAACCGCGCC
This window contains:
- the crtI gene encoding phytoene desaturase family protein, encoding MVHVVRGRTDSVVVVGAGLAGLSAALHLRGDGHEVTVVDKGEVPGGLAGRLDLAGHHLDTGPTVLTMPELLDEALGAVGETLTDRLELLPLHPAYRAAFADGSALDVHTDQAAMEQAITEFAGGTEADGYRRLRRWLTNLYEVQRDRFIGANFDSPLDLAGRDLVALAAMGGFGRLDSAVGRYLRDPRLRRVFTFQSLYAGVAPGDALAAYAVIAYMDTVAGVWFPRGGMHAVPTALAAAAEAAGVRFVHGAEVVALERSGDRVTAVRTDADRFPCDALVLATGPAQSTRLLRGGPRRPLALRWSPSAVVVHLSADRVTDEVAHHTISFGGAWESTFDEIIAQGRLMSDPSLLLTTPTLTDPDLAPPGKHTQFLLAPCPNLDAAAIDWEAVGPRYAEEVVEEVVRRKLVGSTADVTRLAVVTPDDWARAGQAAGTPFSAAHTFAQTGPFRPRNLPFRHGNVVLAGSGTTPGVGIPPVLISGRLAAQRLRRA